One part of the Mycobacterium marinum genome encodes these proteins:
- a CDS encoding TetR family transcriptional regulator, translating into MSPPPAATSLAERKRTATRQRIATAAAQLVADLGLAAATVERIADTADISRATFFRYFNSKEDAVAEGMTAHWLDRIATALAAQPEHLSAVEAVVGAFGGLAVGFAEMEDQVRELATLTRSSETLEAWTLHIYVRYESAIADLIAPRIPNLVPQDPRPRLVGALAMAVVRIALDDWLGQGGSLPDRVQQGLAAIVIA; encoded by the coding sequence ATGTCTCCGCCCCCCGCAGCTACCTCACTTGCCGAGCGCAAGCGCACCGCGACCCGCCAGCGCATTGCCACGGCCGCGGCGCAGCTGGTTGCCGATCTGGGGCTGGCCGCGGCAACGGTGGAGCGCATCGCCGATACCGCCGACATCAGCCGGGCGACCTTTTTCCGTTATTTCAACTCCAAGGAAGACGCCGTCGCAGAAGGCATGACAGCGCACTGGCTGGACCGGATCGCTACCGCTCTGGCGGCGCAACCCGAGCATCTGAGCGCCGTCGAGGCGGTCGTTGGCGCCTTCGGTGGGCTCGCTGTCGGATTTGCCGAGATGGAAGATCAAGTACGCGAATTGGCAACGCTTACCCGGTCTTCGGAAACGTTGGAAGCCTGGACGCTGCACATCTATGTGCGGTACGAATCGGCGATCGCCGACTTGATTGCACCGAGGATACCCAATTTGGTACCCCAAGACCCGAGGCCGCGGCTGGTCGGTGCGTTGGCGATGGCCGTGGTGCGCATCGCGCTGGATGACTGGCTTGGTCAGGGTGGCTCGCTGCCGGATCGGGTGCAACAGGGGTTGGCGGCGATTGTCATCGCGTGA
- a CDS encoding DUF1214 domain-containing protein, translating into MSHHLARPVAGAPQALAAWQFFQRMLADVTKIVTEDAESEPELLEGLRVIARVSSLCAQMSVESDPARPVFFDMCPPNRMIGGPNPEGNYFLAMIRGDHRYRITGTRGTSCYLGVQILAGTGLTPRRMAGYLSDADLALQSGEFTLLLSALEPDEPGGGQWVQIPDDASAIVVREYVGDRSREELAKMRIEAFDPAPASPPTDDELAGQFTALAWSLMKLTTLHRTIKPELLDNPNTLLTAQAADLGAADTTPDNLYMIGTFRLAPGQALVLDFEPPETRYWSVALESIWHECLEPDSRHSSVTNRAVRAGADGRVRIAISEQDFGFGHWLDTGGRHRGFVILRWLDNPQAPDLEVSVHHREQRA; encoded by the coding sequence ATGTCTCACCACCTCGCCAGGCCTGTCGCGGGTGCCCCCCAGGCGCTTGCCGCGTGGCAGTTCTTTCAGCGCATGCTCGCAGACGTCACCAAGATCGTGACCGAGGACGCCGAGTCCGAGCCCGAACTCCTGGAAGGACTGCGGGTCATCGCCCGGGTGTCGTCGCTATGCGCGCAAATGTCGGTGGAGTCCGACCCCGCCCGGCCCGTGTTCTTCGATATGTGTCCGCCGAACCGCATGATTGGCGGCCCCAACCCGGAGGGCAACTACTTTCTGGCGATGATCCGCGGCGACCACCGTTACCGGATCACCGGTACCCGGGGCACCAGTTGTTACCTGGGAGTACAGATACTGGCCGGCACCGGACTCACGCCGCGGCGAATGGCCGGCTACCTCAGCGACGCCGACTTGGCGCTGCAGTCTGGTGAATTCACGCTGTTGCTTTCGGCGCTGGAACCCGACGAGCCCGGCGGCGGGCAGTGGGTGCAAATCCCCGACGACGCATCGGCGATCGTCGTCCGGGAGTACGTCGGCGATCGCAGCCGCGAAGAGCTGGCCAAAATGCGCATCGAGGCCTTCGACCCAGCCCCGGCGTCGCCACCAACCGACGACGAACTTGCGGGACAGTTCACGGCGCTGGCGTGGTCCTTGATGAAGCTCACCACGCTGCACCGCACCATCAAGCCCGAACTGCTCGACAACCCCAACACCCTGCTGACCGCCCAGGCCGCCGATCTTGGCGCCGCCGACACCACCCCGGACAACCTGTACATGATCGGGACCTTCCGGCTAGCACCGGGGCAGGCTCTGGTGCTGGACTTCGAGCCACCGGAAACGCGGTACTGGAGTGTCGCGCTGGAAAGCATCTGGCACGAATGTCTGGAGCCGGACAGCAGGCACAGCTCGGTGACCAATCGGGCGGTACGTGCCGGCGCGGATGGCAGGGTGCGTATTGCAATTTCCGAGCAGGACTTCGGTTTTGGACATTGGCTCGACACCGGTGGCCGGCATCGGGGGTTCGTGATCCTGCGCTGGCTGGACAATCCCCAAGCGCCCGACCTCGAGGTGTCGGTACACCACCGGGAGCAGCGGGCATGA
- a CDS encoding alpha/beta fold hydrolase, with the protein MPTIDINAGTIHYEVTGPEHGRPVMFVHGYLMGGQLWRQVSERLAERGLRCFAPTWPLGAHSRALGPDADRSITGVGDLVADVLATLDLHDVVLVGNDTGGVVAQLVAVHHPERLGALVLTSCDAFEHFPPPILKPVILAAKSKKMFRAAIQTMRSPAARRRAYGDLAHADIDELAQRWVQPALSNPAIAEDLRQLTLSLHTDVTRGVAARLPEFSKPALIAWSADDKFFALEDGRRLAAAIPNARLELIEGARTFSMLDRPDRLADLLSAVAVRT; encoded by the coding sequence ATGCCGACGATCGACATTAACGCCGGAACCATCCATTACGAAGTAACCGGACCCGAACACGGCAGACCGGTCATGTTCGTGCACGGGTACCTGATGGGTGGCCAGCTGTGGCGCCAGGTCAGCGAACGGCTTGCCGAGCGGGGCTTGCGTTGCTTCGCGCCGACCTGGCCCCTTGGCGCACACTCGAGGGCATTGGGCCCGGATGCCGACCGATCGATCACCGGCGTGGGTGACCTGGTCGCCGATGTGCTGGCAACCCTGGACCTGCATGATGTGGTGCTGGTAGGCAACGACACCGGTGGGGTCGTCGCACAGTTGGTGGCGGTGCATCATCCCGAGCGTCTTGGCGCGCTGGTGCTCACCAGTTGCGATGCTTTCGAACACTTTCCACCACCGATTCTCAAGCCGGTGATCCTGGCGGCCAAGTCCAAGAAGATGTTTCGGGCCGCTATTCAAACCATGCGGTCGCCGGCGGCCCGCCGGCGCGCCTACGGCGACCTTGCCCACGCCGACATCGATGAGCTGGCGCAGCGCTGGGTACAACCGGCGCTATCGAATCCGGCGATCGCCGAAGACCTGCGTCAGCTAACCCTGTCATTGCATACCGACGTCACCAGGGGCGTCGCCGCGCGGCTGCCCGAGTTCAGCAAGCCCGCCCTGATCGCCTGGTCGGCCGACGACAAGTTCTTTGCACTCGAGGACGGCCGGCGCCTCGCCGCCGCCATCCCGAACGCCCGACTCGAGCTCATCGAGGGGGCCAGGACGTTTTCGATGCTCGACCGGCCAGATCGATTGGCCGATCTGCTATCAGCGGTGGCCGTACGCACCTAG